A part of Actinobaculum sp. 313 genomic DNA contains:
- a CDS encoding LppA family lipoprotein: protein MSIFDEDGAKPLKERVDIETSQSQLNRALKDARLRIDAVFGPFEWTWLDEEPRRGAGSIERNAGVTETGTAINSRQGMVIASPLTDNDFFDALDIVKEEVAPYGFTYLINQSDAQLFDFFLYNREDGGHISVVMNRENRGFSIAYSTGHRPV, encoded by the coding sequence ATGAGCATTTTTGATGAGGATGGCGCAAAGCCTCTTAAAGAGCGAGTCGATATTGAGACGTCGCAGAGCCAACTGAACCGGGCGCTGAAGGATGCGCGCCTGCGCATTGATGCGGTTTTCGGCCCGTTCGAGTGGACCTGGTTGGACGAGGAACCTCGCCGTGGTGCCGGGAGCATCGAAAGGAATGCGGGTGTCACCGAAACCGGCACCGCGATCAATAGTCGGCAGGGGATGGTCATTGCGTCCCCGCTTACGGACAACGACTTCTTCGACGCACTGGACATCGTCAAGGAGGAGGTTGCTCCGTACGGCTTCACCTATCTGATTAATCAGTCGGATGCCCAGCTGTTCGATTTCTTCCTGTATAACAGGGAAGATGGCGGCCATATCAGTGTTGTCATGAACCGTGAGAACCGCGGCTTTTCCATCGCGTACAGCACCGGCCACCGGCCGGTGTGA